The nucleotide sequence CGGGCGAGTGTTGACTGAAAACGTAAGCCGGAGGTTGCTGTCAAGTGGTTTGACATTAagtgccttaacccaagatctCCAAACATGAGCAGCCATAGCATCAAAGGTAGTGAAGTTGGAGTTACCTTGTGTTTGAGCCAGATTCTTCATCTGGGCTTGAAAGTCCCGGCTAATTCGATAACACTTCTGAACCAGCTTGTTTTGCCACAGGGTCATTTCCAGGCATGAGCCCTCTTCAATTCTCATAAACTCAAGATGTGGGTATTTCACCGTAGGGGGATTGCGTGGCCGGAAAATTTCTCTTCCCCAAGCGGGATTAGGGCTCGTCACCAAAATGCCAGCCTTTGCAGTAGAAGACCATGCAGCAAGGAATTGCATAGCACCAATCCCATCACAGAGGCAATGGCAAGTTCTCAGCCCAAGGCTGAAGCCACCACAGCTAAAGCGAGTCACTTGCGCGATTAGCAGTGGCATGTCAATGACTTTGTAAGGGCCTTCATCAGGAAACCTGTACACCAATGGTGCCCAAGCAGGATTTGGGACTGTGAGATTGCCCAGGTTGGCTAAAGCCATATCTGAGTGAGCTTCAACCATGAGAACCCCCTGTTCTGGCCCGAAAAACACCTCCAGCTTTCCTTTCTGTGTCTCTCGAAGCCTGCCCGAGAAAGGGTAATATGGAACTAACACACTGGCAAGAGCATCTTGCAGTGTTTTCATAACAGGTTTTTGGTCAGAAGTAGAGCCATTTGATCGGTAGAAGTACACTGTTGGGGTGAAAACACGTGTCCCAATCATGTCATCGAGGTTTGAGAGGTAGAGGCTATCACCAGGGGAAACTGGAATAGGGGCTGCTGGCATCACAGGGAAGATGCCGTCAACGGTTATAGGTATGTCAAGATGAGGGAAATGGAGCTCTTGAACAAAAGGAGCCATGGCGATGTAGATTGCTGATGGAAGTCATGTCAGGGAGAAGCACTTGTAGAATATTGAAGGGGAATTTTATTGAACGGTTGGCATGTAAAGATACAGAGAGGTAAAAGAATGAAAGGGAGGTTCAGAAAGTTTTTCTGGTACCGAGCAGTTGTTGACGGTATTATTTTAGTTTAGGAGGAGAAACTAAACGGTTAATGCATGAAGCGGGGGTTGTTTGAAGGTCAGTCAACCATACTTTGGAATAGGTGTAGAAGACGTGCGTAAATTCTATTTGCATGAAGATAATATATAAAGTGGTTGAAGCTAGTCCTTTCAATTGGCTTACTCCATAACCATAACTGCAGCAACGATTGGGAAAAAATATGGAGTCTGGTTGGTACGCAACTGGTAAAGCCAAAATAGTTGAGCATTTAACGGGTGCAAGGTAAAAATGGCATAAGAGCTCAGAAAATTAACACACCCAACAGCGCAGCAGCAGaggcaagcaagcaagcaacaTGAAAATTAGCAATGGAAGTACCAAAATACTAAGACAACATCAACGGAACAGAAGGTCCTCAGTCCTCTACATACATTAAGAGCTTAGCAAAATTAACACACCCAACAGCACAGCAGCAGaggcaagcaagcaagcaacaTGAAAATTAGCAATGGAAGTACCAAAATACTAAGACGACAACAACGGAACGGAAGGTCCTCTACATACATCAGCTTCGCAAAACTGTCCAGCAGAAAAAAGTAATGaagaaacattaaaataaaataaaaaaacatatctttTTAGATGTATCCAGAACTTTCATTGTTTCTCCAACCATCCAACCAGGTAGAACAAAAAGATACTCC is from Diospyros lotus cultivar Yz01 chromosome 2, ASM1463336v1, whole genome shotgun sequence and encodes:
- the LOC127795677 gene encoding fatty alcohol:caffeoyl-CoA acyltransferase, encoding MAPFVQELHFPHLDIPITVDGIFPVMPAAPIPVSPGDSLYLSNLDDMIGTRVFTPTVYFYRSNGSTSDQKPVMKTLQDALASVLVPYYPFSGRLRETQKGKLEVFFGPEQGVLMVEAHSDMALANLGNLTVPNPAWAPLVYRFPDEGPYKVIDMPLLIAQVTRFSCGGFSLGLRTCHCLCDGIGAMQFLAAWSSTAKAGILVTSPNPAWGREIFRPRNPPTVKYPHLEFMRIEEGSCLEMTLWQNKLVQKCYRISRDFQAQMKNLAQTQGNSNFTTFDAMAAHVWRSWVKALNVKPLDSNLRLTFSVNTRPKLKKVTLEDGFYGNALCVACATSRVSELVNGHLSKIATLVHGARLGISEEYLRSTIDYLELERPRRLEFGGKLTITQWTRFSIYESADFGWGRPVYAGPIDLIPTPQVCMFLPEGEAANSTGTMLLCICLPEVAADEFREFLSLMDSSDLTEIVNEAS